The Desulfovibrio sp. DNA window TCAATTCCCGCAGGGTACTATACCTTTTAACTAAGGTTTAATAGTCACGCTTTTTGCTAAAACAGGGAAAATAAAAAAGTAACACATAAGATACCAGTTGCTTATTGTGTCCACACTTTATAAATCCTGAATTTTATTTTGCATTTTGTTGTGAGGGTGGTATTATCTGCCTAATCTGTGCATCAGATCAAGCACCATTCAGGAGTATTCATGGCAAAACCTTGCATGAAAACCATTCACGTTCATGACGCAGTGGGCAGTGTTCTTTGTCACGATATAACGCGGATTGTGCCCGGTGAGAGCAAGGGGCCGGTCTTCAGCAAAGGCCATGTGGTACGGCCCGAAGATATCAAGGTGCTGCTCGAAGTAGGCAAGGAGCATCTTTATGTTTTCGAACCGCTCCCCGGCATGGTTCATGAAAATGACGCCGCCGCCCGCATTGTGGCCGCCACGGCGGGCAAAAATCTTGTGGCCGGGGAACCCAAGGAAGGGCGCATCAATCTCTCTGCCGCATGTGACGGCCTGTTGCGTATTGATGTGCCCGCGCTGACCAAAATCAACAGCCTGGGCGAAATTACCATAGCCACGCTGCACAGCATGCAGTTTGTGGCCAAGGGGCGGGCTGTGGCAGGCACGCGCGTGGTGCCGCTCATGATTGAAGACGAAAAGCTCCGTCGCATGGAGTCCATCATCAGCGGCCCCGTCATGGAGGTGCTGCCTCTTGCGCACGCCAAAGTGGGCGTGGTGACCACTGGCAGTGAAGTGTACTACGGCCGCATTCAGGACGCCTTTGGGCCAGTGCTGCAAAAAAAGTTCGCCAAACTGGGCAGCACTGTCA harbors:
- a CDS encoding molybdopterin-binding protein, producing the protein MKTIHVHDAVGSVLCHDITRIVPGESKGPVFSKGHVVRPEDIKVLLEVGKEHLYVFEPLPGMVHENDAAARIVAATAGKNLVAGEPKEGRINLSAACDGLLRIDVPALTKINSLGEITIATLHSMQFVAKGRAVAGTRVVPLMIEDEKLRRMESIISGPVMEVLPLAHAKVGVVTTGSEVYYGRIQDAFGPVLQKKFAKLGSTVMGQTLTSDEVSMTASAIVDFLHQGADMIVVTGGMSVDPDDRTPTAIRASGAEVLSYGAPVYPGAMFLLAYATGPRGPVPVLGLPGCVMYHKASIFDLVVPRLLAGIKVTPEDVAAMGHGGFCSGCPECTYPMCPFGK